The Ralstonia sp. RRA genomic interval GCATCCGCCGCGAGTTCATTGGCGTCGGCCTGGGCATGAAGGTGGCGGAGGACGCGCTCAACGCACGTCAGTCGGGCGATACAACGCGCGCCATCGCGCTGGCACGCCAGGCGGTGGTCTATGCGCCGGCGCGTTTCGACTACCGCTTGCAAGTCATCGACGGGCTGCTCGCCACGGGCGATCTGCCGGGTGTAGAACGCGCCATGGACGATGCCATCACCTACGACGATACGGAAATCATGGCCTGGACGTTGCGCGGCTACGCACGCGCGGCACAAGGCAAGTCGGAGGCGGCAAACGCTGATCTGGCGCAGGCACTCAAGCAGGCCGATGCCACGGCTGCGGTGCGGCGCTCGATGCAAACCATTGCTGCCGACATCTGGTTGGCACAGGGTGAGCCGCAGCGCGTGATCGACGTGCTTGGCGATCTCAAGCCGATCGATGACGACACGGATTCGCTCACCACGATGCGGGTACACAGCGCGCGTAAGCAATTGGCAACTGCGCAGGCAGCAGCGGCCGCCCCGGCGCCGTCCGCCGAGGAGACCGCACAACGCGTGGCCGTGGCGGCGCGTCCGGTGATCGACTGTGCCGCCAGCGAGTTCGGGTCGGACTGCGATCTGTATCCGGCAGACCCGGGCTTTGCGCCGGCACAGGCCTCCGCCCGGGCCGCCGAAGCGAAAGACACCAAGGCGGCGCTTGAATACGCCCGTCAGGCCGTGCAGGCGGCGCCGCAAGACGCACAGCACCGTGTTGATCTGGTCAATGCGCTCATCGATGCCAAGCAGGAACGGGCGGCGACCCGCGAGTCGAAGGCGATCGTCGACGACGGGCTGCTCGATGCTCTGCCGCCATTGTCAGCAGCCTACATCGCGCAGCGGGCAGGCGAAGACCAGACTGCTTCCGACCTGTTCGAGCGCGCCGACAAGATCACGCCGCTGTCCATTGACGAGCGTACCGATGCCGCCTATTCGGCCATGGCGGCACGCCGCAACCCGCTTGCCATTGGGCATCTGGAGCGCGCCATCGACGAGGGTCTGGCACCGCCGGAGGGCGATGACCCGCCGCCCACGCCGCAGGCCATGCTCGACATGCGCGAAGCCCATGCCGAGGCCACGCGCAACTGGGGCTTTGACGCAACGCTCAGCTACCGTGGCGGCGGCATGCCGTCAGGCCCGCTGCTGGCCACCACGCCCGGCGAGGCCAACGCCTGGCAGGCAGGGGTTGAAGCGTACTGGCGCCCGTTTGGTCCGCTGGGTGAACGGATGTTTGAAGTCTATGCACGCGCCTTCGAGAGCTTTGGTGTCAAGGGTGGTGAATCCAGCGGCGCCCAGACGCTGCAGGCTTCCGTGGGCGCGCGCGTCAAGCCGTTCACCGATCTGAACGTGATCTTCGCTCTTGAGCGCGTGATCCCGATCGGCTCTGCTGCCAACGGGGATTGGCTGGCGCGCACCGCCTATTCCGACGGCTTCGGCACCGAGCGCCGCATCGACGTCCCATCGTGGTGGACCGGCCGCGTTTACGCAGAGGCCGGGCGCTACCTGCAGGCCGGCACCAACTACGCCACCGCCAACGCAGAGTTCGGCCGCACCTACCGCATTGACAGCGTCAGCTCGCGCTGGACGGTGTTCCCGTACGTGGTCGTTGGCGCGGACTACGACAGCAACGTCAACAGCAGTGTGCCGATCGGCGCGGGGGTGGGGGTGTCCACACGCTATGTTTTCCGCGAGAACAAGTACGATGCACCGCGTTCGTACGTCGACGTGTCCTTGCAGTACCGCTTCAAGCTGGCCGGCGACGACCGTGCTCGCGGAGTGTTCTTCAACGCCATCTATTCCTATTGATCCTATGCAACGTCGCATGACATTGACCGATTTGATGCGCGCGCTGGGCGCGGTGCTCGTGCTGGGTGCGCCCGCTGCCGCGCATGCCGCCGCGCAGGATGTTGCCAGCCTGTATGGCCCGCAGCCTCCCGCCAACGCCACGTATGTGCGCGTGGTCAATCTTGGCGCCCAGCCGGCCCGCGTGACGTTGCCGGGCAGCGAAGCCGCGCAAACACTGGCAGCCGGTGCGTCGACGCGCCTGAGCGTCGTGACCCCAGGTACGCCGCTGCGCGTGACGGTCGATGGGCGCGAGCCTGTGCAGGCAACTGCCACGGATACAGCAGGCGCGGCGTCGGCCAGTGATGCCACGGCCGGCCAGGCCATCACCGTGATGCTCACGCGTGAGTCGCAAGGCTGGCGCGCCACACGTGTGGCCAACCCGCAGGAGCGTCTGGATGCGATGCGCGCCACGCTGCGCGTCTACAACGTTGCGGGCGCCTGCACGGGGAAGATCGCCGTGGCCGACAACGGCCCGACCGTGTTTGCGCAGGTGCCCGCTGGCACGCAGCAGGCCCGCGCCATCAACCCGATTGCCGCTCGCCTGACGGGCAGCTGTGGCAATGCCACGACCGCGCCGCTGCAACTGCCCACGCTGGCTGCGGGTGACAGCTACAGCCTGTTCCTGACCGGCGACGCTGCCAAGCCTGTACTCACCGGCGTGCGCGATGACATCGCCTGGCCGCCTGCCAAGAAGTGAACCTCACCACCGAATTTGAAGGCCACACCATGACCGTATCGCTTCGTTCGTCGCTCGGCTCCGACAGCCCGACCATCGATGCCCGCCGCCGCCGCGTGCTGCTCTCGCTGGGCGCGGCACCGTTGGCCGGTGCGCTGTCCGCGTTGCCGAGCCTTGCACTTGCCGTGCAGGGCGCACAAGCACCTGCCACCAAGGCCCAGACCATCATCGAAGGGCGCGACCGCTGGCTGTTCCCCGGTTGGGAGAGTCTGACCGAAGACGATACCGGCGGCTGCCTGCAAGCGCTCGATCTCGTCCGCAAGGCGGCCGACAAGCTCAGCGCCGCGGATATCCGCACGGTGATCGTCATCGCGCCGCTCAAGGCCCGTGCGTACGCCGACAAGCTGCCTGATGGCATGACGCTGTCACCGGCGGTGAAGGGCCGCTACGCCGCACTGGCGGCCCATGCCGGCAAGATCGGGCTCGACATGGTTGACGCAGAGGCGGCCATTGCCACCGTCAACCCGACCGACGACACCACGTTCATCCGCGCCGACTATCACTGGTCCGGACGTGCCGCCGAGGCCAACGCCGCCGCAACGGCCAAGCTGCTGCAAGCGCGCGGCTTGTTTACTGAGCGTACCGGTGGCGGCACGCGGCTTGGCAAATGGACGGAAGAGATCAGCTACGGCGATCTGGCCGACCTGCTGCCGCCGGAAAAAAAGAAGGCGGTCGGCAAGGACCACTTCTTCGTTCGCCAGGCCGGCAACAACAAGGACTTGCTCGATAGCGCACCCTCCCTGGTGCAGGTGGTCGGCAACAGCATGGTGCAGCCGTACCTTGGTTTTCCGCAGAAGCTTTCGAACGCCATCGACAACCCCGTCGGCCTGACCTGGACGTTCGGCAACGTTGGCCCGTGGAAGACGCTGCTGAACTATCTGGAGTCGCCCGCGTTCAAGTCCGCCAAGATCAAGGCGCTGGTCTGGCAGTTCAATGAAGGCCAGATGATGAACGGCCCGAATGCGGCAACGCAGTGGGATGCCGCTTCGATCATGGCGGAAGACGCGTGGCTCGCCCGCTTGGACAAGGCGCTCGCGCGATGAGCGACGGGCTCGCACGTTCGCCTGCCACCGCGCTGCCCGGGCAGGAGCCGGCAGAGGCGGCGCCGCCGGATCGGTCCGCGTTCTGGCACCGGGCTTTGGCTTGGGCCGTGGCGGCGCTTCTGGTCGTCGGCCTTGGCATAGCGGCGGTTGCGCTGGGCCGGCAGGCTGACAACGGTGAGCCATTCAATTGGGCCGGATGGCGCGACGGCACCCTCGGTCATCAGATTGAAGGTGCCATCGACGTGCCGTACGCACGTACGCTGCACCGCTGGCAGGCTGCACTGCGTTATCGCGTGCAGGGCGATCTCGGCCAGCAGGTGCGCGAGGGCTGCCCGGGCTGGCTCTTCTACGCCGATGGATTGCGCCCGCCCCCCGCTGCGGCCGGGCAGGTGCGGCAAGTGGGCGTGCCGGGTGCCGATGCATTGCTCGATGCGCGCATCGCGACGCTGCACCGCTATGCCGATGCCCTGCGCAAGGACGGCATCCGTCTGGTGGTTGTGACGGTGCCTGACAAGGCGCGCGTTGAAGCGCAGGCCCTCTGCGGCCTGCATCAGGACGCCCGCATGACACAGCGCCTGGCCGGATGGCAGCAGGCGCTGGACGCTGCCGGTGTCGCGCGTGTGGAACTGCTGCCCGCATTGCAGCAGGCAAGCCCCGCGTACTTCCGCACCGATGTGCACTGGAACGCGAGCGGCGCGCAGGCCGCCGCCAATGTGATTGGCGCCGCTGTGCTGCCGTTGCTCGGCGGGCGGGGCGATGCACGCTTCGAACATCAGCAGGCTGCGGTGGAGCCGCGCGTGGGCGATCTGCTCACGCTCAGTGGTCTGGGCGATGTGCCCGACGCATGGCGCCCGGCGCCCGATCAGGTGGCGCCGCAAACCATCAGCGCGGTGCATTCGGGCGGCCTGCTCGACGACGCGCCGCCGGTGGAAGTCATGCTGGCGGGCAGTTCGTTCTCACGGCGCAGCGAGTTTGCAGGGCGCCTGGGCGAACAGCTTGGCCGCGAGGTCTGGAACGTGAGCCTGGACGACGGCCAGTTCGACCGTGCCATGCAAGCCATGTGGGACAAGCGCGCAACGTGGCCCAAGAGTGTGCGCGTGCTGGTGTGGGAGATGTCGGAAGACGCGCTGCACCTGCCGGTCAAGACCCTCCCCAACGGCGCCAGCCATTGAGGCCGAGATGCTATTCAACTCGTTCATTTTCCTGACGCTGTTCCTGCCGGTTTCGATTGCCGGCTACTACCTGCTGGGTGCACGCTCGCCGCGTGCGGCATCGGTCTGGCTGTGCTTGGCGTCGTTCCTGTTCTACGGGTGGTGGAACCCGTCGTTCGTGCTGCTGCTCACGTTGTCGATCGCGTTCAACTTTGCGATGAGCTGGCTGATCCTGAGCAACCCGACGGGATCGCGTGCGCGCCGCGCTTGGCTGGCCTTCGCCATCGTGGTCGATCTGGCGGTGCTGGTGCGCTACAAGTACCTGGCGGCGTTGATTGGAGTCGTGGTGAACGCGGCCGACATCATGCCGGCCGGCTGGGTTGCCGTGGCGATGGAAGACGTGGCGTTGCCGCTGGGCGTGTCGTTCTTCACCTTCACGCAGATCGGCTATCTGCTCGACTGCAATGCCGGCATCGTCAAGGAGCGCGATCCGCTGGGCTTCATCCAGTTCGTCACGTTCTTCCCGCACCTGATTGCCGGGCCGATCCTGCACCACAAGGAAATGATGACGCAGTTCGCGCGCCCCGAGACGTATCGGCTGCGTGCGGAGAACCTGTCCATCGGGCTGACCATGTTCACCTGCGGGCTGGCCAAGAAGCTGCTGCTGGCCGACACGATTGCGCCGTACGCCGACCACGGCTTTGCCGCGCCCCACGAGCTGCAGATGCTGGCCGCCTGGGGCGCCTGTCTGGCCTATGCGATGCAGCTGTACTTCGACTTCTCGGGCTACTCCGACATGGCGATGGGGCTGGCGAAGATGTTCGGGGTGCGCTTCCCGCTCAACTTCAATTCGCCGTTCAAGGCCGGCAGCATCATCGAGTTCTGGCAGCGCTGGCACATGACGCTCACGCGCTACCTGACCAGCTACCTCTACTACCCGCTGGCGATGCGCATCAACCGTGCGCGCATGACCAGCGGCAAGTCGACCGGGCGCTTGGCGCAGCGCTCGGCAGGCGGCTTTGCGGCCACCGTGGCGGTGCCGACCTTCTACACCATGGGGCTGGCAGGCGTGTGGCATGGGGCAGGGCTGCAGTACCTCATCTACGGCCTGCTGCACGCGGCCTTTCTGAGCGTCAACCATGGCTGGCGGGCGTGGCAGGCTGCGCGTGCGCCGGCCGGTGCACCGGCGCAGCCAGCACTGCCCACGCCGCTGCGGCATGCAGGCAATGTGCTGCTGACTTTCTTTGCGGCGCTCGTGGCGTTCATCTTCTTCCGTGCCCACGGCGTGCATGATGCGCTGCAGATGCTGGGCGGCATGGTTGGTCTGCGCGGCATCGAACCGCTGGGCTGGCCCGCCTGGGGCGAGGCCGGCATGAGCGGCCTGGAGTGGCTGCGCATCGTGCTGGGCCGCTCGATGCTGGCACTGCAGATCGTGGCGATGCTGGCCATCGTCTGGTGCCTGCCCAACGTGCATCAATGGATGGGCCAATTCTCACCGGCGCTGGAGCGTCCTGCCAATACAGCGGCTGCGCGTTTTGGCTGGCAGCCCTCGCTGCGCTGGGGCGTGGTCATCGTCGTTCTGCTGCTGTTCTGCATGGCGCAGTTGCACGGTGAAGTGCGCTTTCTCTATTTCCAATTCTGACCGACCCGATCATGACTCAAACCGAAACCCTGCTGGCCGATGTAAAGGCGCTTGTCGAGAACATCGTACTGCGCACGGTCGAACCCGACACGCCGCTGATCGAAATGGGGCTGGTCGATTCCGTACTGGCAGTCGAAATCGTGATGGCTGTTGAAATGCAGTTTGGTGTGCGTGTGCCGCCCACGGAAATTGCCGAGCATCTGGCCTCGGTCGACGCGTTGGCGGCGTATATCCAATCCACCAGATAGGAGAAGGGCGATGCGGCTTGATCTTCATACGGGCACGTTTGTCGATACCGGGCTGCGGCCCAACCACGATGCGGTGATCGGCGCCGATCGCACGCTCACCTGGCAGGCGCTTGCGCAAGAGGCTGCCGCGTGGTGCGTACAGGCACGCGCGGCGGGCTTTGCCGCCGATGTGCCGGTCATCAT includes:
- a CDS encoding acyl carrier protein; translation: MTQTETLLADVKALVENIVLRTVEPDTPLIEMGLVDSVLAVEIVMAVEMQFGVRVPPTEIAEHLASVDALAAYIQSTR
- a CDS encoding MBOAT family O-acyltransferase, whose amino-acid sequence is MLFNSFIFLTLFLPVSIAGYYLLGARSPRAASVWLCLASFLFYGWWNPSFVLLLTLSIAFNFAMSWLILSNPTGSRARRAWLAFAIVVDLAVLVRYKYLAALIGVVVNAADIMPAGWVAVAMEDVALPLGVSFFTFTQIGYLLDCNAGIVKERDPLGFIQFVTFFPHLIAGPILHHKEMMTQFARPETYRLRAENLSIGLTMFTCGLAKKLLLADTIAPYADHGFAAPHELQMLAAWGACLAYAMQLYFDFSGYSDMAMGLAKMFGVRFPLNFNSPFKAGSIIEFWQRWHMTLTRYLTSYLYYPLAMRINRARMTSGKSTGRLAQRSAGGFAATVAVPTFYTMGLAGVWHGAGLQYLIYGLLHAAFLSVNHGWRAWQAARAPAGAPAQPALPTPLRHAGNVLLTFFAALVAFIFFRAHGVHDALQMLGGMVGLRGIEPLGWPAWGEAGMSGLEWLRIVLGRSMLALQIVAMLAIVWCLPNVHQWMGQFSPALERPANTAAARFGWQPSLRWGVVIVVLLLFCMAQLHGEVRFLYFQF
- a CDS encoding bacteriophage N4 adsorption protein A, giving the protein MRRLNVIPARLATAALASALCAPTLLHAQAHDTKPLPLAGTAYRVAQQAYDACKRRAYSSCVALAREAIRQRPDVMSLHLLLADALAAQRQYAEAGRVLNGAAARFGPDRQLAEQRRRVAALRAPANAAGHVQAKDEEGGALLTGAALETAQNAYKAYNAKDFAGAARYANEVIALRPDLKRFRLLLIDASSAAGDDAAAWDADIAAVRQFGDSEPLRIRREFIGVGLGMKVAEDALNARQSGDTTRAIALARQAVVYAPARFDYRLQVIDGLLATGDLPGVERAMDDAITYDDTEIMAWTLRGYARAAQGKSEAANADLAQALKQADATAAVRRSMQTIAADIWLAQGEPQRVIDVLGDLKPIDDDTDSLTTMRVHSARKQLATAQAAAAAPAPSAEETAQRVAVAARPVIDCAASEFGSDCDLYPADPGFAPAQASARAAEAKDTKAALEYARQAVQAAPQDAQHRVDLVNALIDAKQERAATRESKAIVDDGLLDALPPLSAAYIAQRAGEDQTASDLFERADKITPLSIDERTDAAYSAMAARRNPLAIGHLERAIDEGLAPPEGDDPPPTPQAMLDMREAHAEATRNWGFDATLSYRGGGMPSGPLLATTPGEANAWQAGVEAYWRPFGPLGERMFEVYARAFESFGVKGGESSGAQTLQASVGARVKPFTDLNVIFALERVIPIGSAANGDWLARTAYSDGFGTERRIDVPSWWTGRVYAEAGRYLQAGTNYATANAEFGRTYRIDSVSSRWTVFPYVVVGADYDSNVNSSVPIGAGVGVSTRYVFRENKYDAPRSYVDVSLQYRFKLAGDDRARGVFFNAIYSY
- a CDS encoding twin-arginine translocation pathway signal, encoding MTVSLRSSLGSDSPTIDARRRRVLLSLGAAPLAGALSALPSLALAVQGAQAPATKAQTIIEGRDRWLFPGWESLTEDDTGGCLQALDLVRKAADKLSAADIRTVIVIAPLKARAYADKLPDGMTLSPAVKGRYAALAAHAGKIGLDMVDAEAAIATVNPTDDTTFIRADYHWSGRAAEANAAATAKLLQARGLFTERTGGGTRLGKWTEEISYGDLADLLPPEKKKAVGKDHFFVRQAGNNKDLLDSAPSLVQVVGNSMVQPYLGFPQKLSNAIDNPVGLTWTFGNVGPWKTLLNYLESPAFKSAKIKALVWQFNEGQMMNGPNAATQWDAASIMAEDAWLARLDKALAR
- a CDS encoding alginate O-acetyltransferase AlgF, whose protein sequence is MTLTDLMRALGAVLVLGAPAAAHAAAQDVASLYGPQPPANATYVRVVNLGAQPARVTLPGSEAAQTLAAGASTRLSVVTPGTPLRVTVDGREPVQATATDTAGAASASDATAGQAITVMLTRESQGWRATRVANPQERLDAMRATLRVYNVAGACTGKIAVADNGPTVFAQVPAGTQQARAINPIAARLTGSCGNATTAPLQLPTLAAGDSYSLFLTGDAAKPVLTGVRDDIAWPPAKK
- a CDS encoding cell division protein FtsQ; its protein translation is MSDGLARSPATALPGQEPAEAAPPDRSAFWHRALAWAVAALLVVGLGIAAVALGRQADNGEPFNWAGWRDGTLGHQIEGAIDVPYARTLHRWQAALRYRVQGDLGQQVREGCPGWLFYADGLRPPPAAAGQVRQVGVPGADALLDARIATLHRYADALRKDGIRLVVVTVPDKARVEAQALCGLHQDARMTQRLAGWQQALDAAGVARVELLPALQQASPAYFRTDVHWNASGAQAAANVIGAAVLPLLGGRGDARFEHQQAAVEPRVGDLLTLSGLGDVPDAWRPAPDQVAPQTISAVHSGGLLDDAPPVEVMLAGSSFSRRSEFAGRLGEQLGREVWNVSLDDGQFDRAMQAMWDKRATWPKSVRVLVWEMSEDALHLPVKTLPNGASH